Within the Legionella pneumophila subsp. pneumophila str. Philadelphia 1 genome, the region ATGATTTTTCAAATTATTGAGACAGGTTACAGATTCCCCTTTATCTCTCGGCTCACCATAGGATTCTCTTATGGATTGAATTTGTATTCTGGCAGTATCTATCAATGCATTGATTGACAGCAAATCTGCTTCGTCATTACCTGAATCTTTAAAAAGAACGATACTTTCTTCGAGTTTATCAATGACATTCTTTTGATCGATTGATAATTTGGTATTATACCCAATGGTTTCTGACTTCCATTTCAAATTGGCGGATAACTCACTCAATTTTTCCTTCATTAATTTCTTTAAAACCTTTAGAAATATATTCATTGCTCTACTCCTTTAACTGCAACTTATTTATCATATAGCTCTTTACATCATTCATAACATTGGGGCAGACTGTTTAAATCAGCACCGATTATGATATTTAACTTAGGAAAACACAAATCTCATGAATTTACAAATTATTATTTTAGCTGCAGGGCAAGGTAAAAGAATGTATTCGGACACGCCCAAAGTTCTTCACCACCTAGCTGGCAAACCGCTGTTAACCCACGTCGTGGAAACCGCTCAGCAACTAAATCCCAATGCAATTCATGTCATTTATGGTCATGGTGGTGAACAAATTAAAAGTTCACTCCCCAACTTACCTGTTCATTGGGTGCATCAGGCAGAGCAACTAGGGACTGGCCATGCTGTTTTGCAAGCCATGCCCCATATCCCTGACGATGCATACGTTCTGGTTTTATCTGCCGATGTTCCCCTGATACAAGTGGAAACTCTTCAATCATTAATTGAATGCAGCCAACGTCAAAATCCAGATCATTCTGTTTTAGCACTCCTGGTTGCAGAACTGGAAAATCCAAGCGGTCTTGGGCGTATTATCAGAAACAACCAAGGTGAAATTTATAGCATTGTAGAAGAAAAGGATGCAAATGAGCAAGTAAAGAATATAAAAGAAATTTATTCCGGGGTGTGTTGTACTTTGGCAAATAATCTGAAGAAATGGTTGCCTCAACTAAGTAATAGTAACGCACAAGGCGAATATTATTTAACTGAAATTATCTCATTGGCTGTACAAAATAAAACACCCATTACGTCATTAACCGCCAAGAACAGCTTTGAGGTACAGGGCATTAATAATCGCCAACAACTTCAGCAACTCGAACGCATCTGGCAGCAAAGAGCAGCCAATCAACTCATGGAAAAAGGCGCGACCCTGGCTGATGCCAACCGCTTTGATTTGAGAGGAGAATTATATTGTGGCAAAGACGTCTATATCGACATTAACTGCATTTTTACAGGCAAGGTAGTTTTAGGTAATGGCTGTAAAATTGGCCCAAACTGCAGTCTGACTAATGTGACATTAGGCGATGGGTGCGAAGTTTACGCTAATAGCGTACTGGAAGGCTGCCACATTGCAAACGACTGCCACATCGGTCCTTTTGCCCGCTTGCGCTCAGGGACGCAATTAGCTTCCCATTGTAAAATCGGCAATTTTGTTGAAACTAAAAAAGCGATTTTTGATGAAGGCACGAAAGCCAGTCATCTCAGTTACTTAGGGGACGTCCTGTTAGGAAAAAATGTAAACGTTGGCGCTGGAACCATTACTTGTAATTACGATGGGGTTAATAAGCATCAAACAATTATCGAAGATGGTGTTTTTATTGGGTCAGATACTCAATTAATTGCTCCAGTTACCGTGGGCGCTAACGCAACAATAGGAGCAGGGAGCACCATACGCCGGAATGTGCCGCCCGATGAGTTAACATTAACCGAATCACGACAAAAAACCATCTACGGCTGGAAAAGGCCGGTAAAAAGAGAGAGGGATTAAATAAAAGAGGACAGAAATGCCTTCTGCTGTCATCATTCTTCTGATTATTCTTATTGCAATTGCTTTACGGCAGGTTGTCAGAGTTATCATTCCAATTTGGGCAATTATGGCAACAGGAGCCATTGCTGTTTTGCTCTGCCAACAGATAACACCATCACGCGCTTTCGCTGCCGTTGAGCCGGATGTCATGCTTTATTTGTTCGGTGTTTTTTTCATTTCACAAGCCGCAGAGGAAAGTGGCTACCTCGCTTTTCTGACCGATCAAATTTTTTATTATGCAAATAATGGAAAACAAACGTTAATGTTGATTGTTTTTATTCTGGGTTTAAGCTCCGCGGTGTTAATGAATGATACCATTGCCATTATAGGTACACCTATCATTTTACAACTGTGTCAATCACATAAAAATTTAATTAAACCCTTGCTGTTGGCGTTGGCATTTTCAATTACCATTGGAAGCACCATGAGTCCTATAGGCAATCCACAAAATTTATTGATTGCTATTAAGGGAGAGATGGCTTCGCCATTTTTTGAGTTTTTCAAACACTTGGCTGTACCTACTTTGTTAAATCTGGGTATAGTTTATTTTTTTATTCTTTTTTTATACAGAAATGAATTAAAAGAACCTATTAAAAAACCAGTCCTACCTTTGATAAATGACCGTAGCAATCTTACTTTAGTTAAAATGAGCTTGCTCATGATGTTAGTTCTGACTATGATCAAAATCTTGACGGATTTCCTGCATTATTCAGAATTTCAGCTGAATTTTAGTTATATTGCACTCTTGTCGTCTGTACCAATTTGGTTTAGCAAGCATCGATGGAATTATATAAAAAGACTGGATTGGGGAACTTTAGTTTTTTTTGCGAGCACCTTTATTTTAATGCAAAGCGTATGGGATAGCGGCTTTTTCCAAACCGGAATGAGTGATTCTCATATTGATGTCAACCACATCGTAGTGATTTTTATAATGAGTATCGCCCTGAGCCAATTGATCTCTAATGTCCCATTAGTAACAATATATTTGCCTTTATTGATGAGTCATAATCATTCCAATATAACCCTGCTGAGCCTGGCTGCGGGAAGTACTATTGCCGGTAATCTCTCTATCCTGGGGGCAGCAAGTAACATTATTATTATTCAAAATAGTGAAAAACGTGGTATCAGGGGTTTTGGGTTTCTGGAGTTTATACTTGTGGGAGCCCCACTTACCTTACTTAATCTATTAGTGTATATCTCATTCCTTCAAAAAATATAAGAGAATGAACCATTAAATTTGTTTATTTAATTCCTCTCTGTTTGCACAACTAATGAATAATTTCTTTCTAAAATCTTGCACATCCATAAAATGACCGGGAGAGCAATTAACGCTGTCAATAGTTTGTATTGCCAAACACTCACCGCTAAATTAATAATTTGTTCGTAAGGATAAATACCACCATAAAGCAAACTGTAGTCAACCAGGCATAATAACGAGTTGACTGATATATTAGCGATTAATATTCGCAAGGATCGGTTAATTTTCCATTTTGAATACTTTAAATAGTGCAATAGCATTGCATTACCAAGAAAAGTGACAAACAATGACAACGATGCAGCTGATAACCTGCGTGGCATGATGTAATGATAAAAAGGATTCAAATTAAAAAAAGGAGGAGAAGGTAGTGCAACACTCCCCATCAATAACATATCAAAAATAAATTGTGCCGCAAGAAGAGCCAATGCTAATTTCAAGTTGGCCTGGTAACCCCACAATTCGCCAACTATAGAACTGATAATGATAGTAATTGGAAAGAAAATACAGCTGGCCGATAAAACCAAGTCTTTATTGATTGCTATGATTCGATACTCACAGGCCAAACACACCAACATCACGGTCACAGCGAAGCAAATCAAATATTGATAAATTGGAAAAAGCGTTAGTTCTGTGGTTTCAATTAATGCTTTGCCCTTATGTTGTTTGTCGTTCAATAAAAATGTTAAATAAACTACGCCAATAATTAGGAGCAAAAGAGACGAGATCATGAATGAATCGATGAAAATTTGCTTGAAACTGTGAGCATGTGGAGCAGAAAATAATAGATAAAAATCCAGGCAAAAAAAACTTACTCCCCCCAGCAAAGCTAATAACACGCATTGCTTTGGAGTTGATAAAACCCTGTCATTTTTAGTGCAAAACAATAAATGAGGCAAATAGAAACTGAGTGCAAAAGCAATAGTTGTAGCAAAAAATTTCTTGGGTATTTCTTCAAAAATTACTTGATAGGCTGGATTATCATGCATGTATTCAGCAGCAGGTAAATTGACGAGCACATAAACCCCAATACAAAACATATATAAAGTCATCAAACAAATATTAAGTAAATGGCGTTGCTCTTTGAAGGTACAATTTCTCAATGCGAATAAAAATAACGCTGCAATAAGGGGACAAATCAAGCTGTTTATTGCAAATACAAGCCCCCCGAGTAGAATAATTTTAAAAGAAACGTTAATTAATAATATCAGGCAAGTTATCATACTCACTGCGATGAATAGAAACCCGGGGGATTGTTGGGGTGATAACGATTGATTCATACGACAAGAGCTTCCATAGTATATAACAACTCATTCTGCCTTATTGATAGAGACTGACTATAGGGGGTTAATTCTTTATGATTTACATGGAAGTATTAACAACATCCCTATAAGCTTCAAATAATAATTGCCCTTTATTAAGCTAATCAGGTCGCAAATATAGCATTATAGCCCTTTGCATAGCAAGATAAACGAGAGTCGTCAACTGTCGACTTAAACGATGACTAAATGATAAGTTAATAAGAAAATAAATAAACTGAGATAACTTCATGAATACTCATAAAACAAAGGCTTCAGCAAAAGCGGGACTCTTACCGGGGACTGCCGTATATATAGGCGAACACCCACCGCAACCAACTCAAGTAACGATACATATTTATGACAAAAAAAATTATAAGCGTTTAGATTCCTTCGATACCCGACAAGTGAAAGAGGCCTATGAAGCTGGACATAATATTTGGATAGATATTTCAGGTCTTGCAGACATCGAGAAAATTACTAAAATTTGCTCAGAATACAACATACACCCCTTGGTTATCGAGGATTTGCTTAATACCAGACAAAGACCCAAACTGGATATTGTAGACGATTATATTTTTGTTGTTTTTAAATTATTACAATCCCCTCCCGATCACTTATCTTACAATACAGAACAGTTCTGTTTAATCATCAAGCAAAAACTTTTACTCACATTCAGAGAATCTGAAAAATATAATTTATCTTCCATTTATCAACGCCTTAATGGAGAGCACTCGTTAACCAGAGAATATGGAAGTGATTATTTGACCTATCTGATCATGGACTATATTGTTGATGATTATTTCAACTTTGTCGAAACTTCAGCCCAACTGCTTGAAACCTTGGAAGATCAATTAATTAATAAACCAGAAACGATTAGGTTACAAGCGTTATACACCATCAAAAGAAGAACCATTACCCTCAGAAAAATCATTCCTCCTTTGAGAGATATTGTCCATTTGTTGCTTACAGACGATGGGGGGTTAATCAATAAAAAGTATAATCTTTACTTCCGGGACTTATATGATCATTGCATTCGCCTGGTAGAATCGATCGATTTGCATAGAGAAATGTCGGCAAGTATGCTAGACATATACCTGTCTACTATAAATAATCGCATGAATGAATCCATGAAAATTCTGACCTTGTTTGCCAGTATTTTTATTCCTTTAAGTTTTATTGCCGGGGTTTATGGAATGAATTTTAAATTTATGCCTGAGCTGGATTGGCGATACGGTTACCCTATGATTCTGGTTACCATGGTACTTCTGGCAATACTCATGCTGTATTTTTTTAAACGAAAAAAATTATTTTAAGTGGCGGAAAGCGCCCCATTTACAACCTGCATAATATCATCGATAGAACTGGGTAGGGTCTTTACCGGGCAACACACTTCTGTTGCCCTCTTGTCAGAAAAGCCTCTAAAATTTATTTAGTCATGCTCAGTTCTGTTATCGCAACTTTTTCTTGATCTGGATTAACCCGACGTCTCCTGGTTGAAAATAAACTATCAGGGCTAATCGTCACTACAACTCCAGTCTGAGGTTGGGATCGAACAGGAATCAGGCTTTTTGCTGGCACTACTTCCTTAGTATCTTTTTCCGTAATTAGTAGATGGGGAGAAACTATGGGTTCCTTTTCAACAGATACGGGAGTAGGCTGAAGAGGTGTCACCCCATTCAAAGCCAGATTGGAACCTGTAATTAATTTTGGTTCACCTTTGATATTGTGTCTCTCAAACCACAATTTGAATGCTGTAGCCAGGTTCCAGAAGTCTTCTTCTTTGCTTAACATTAAAACAAAGCGTGTTACTTTTTTAGGGATTCCAAATTTGAGATTGATGGCGGCTGCTACAGTTTTTGGTGCCCATGCCAAAGTAGCCATCGTTTTGGTTTTCCCCACTCCTTCTACAAATTCAACAGCAGAAATAGCTCCTGAGCGAATAGTAGGCCAGTACATAAACACAATTGGATCGTTGATTAAGCCATTAGCACCGCGAAAAACAGGCGGTAAAACCAAAACATACGCTTTATCTATGGCTTTGCTAAAAAATCCGGGAGCTGTTTTCTTTTCCTTCTCCAAATCCATATTCAACACCATAGTGCCAAATTTTAGAGCTGGAGATAATGGAATTAACGGCTCAGCATCTTTATCCGGTTTGAAATCAATGGGTATCCTTTTAATTAAACCTGAAAATATGACATCCGCTACAAAGCGATTGACGCGTTCATAAACATTAAACGGATCAAAAGACGAAGCTTTGTCTTTCAAATCAGATTTAGGCAACTCCATATGTGCAGCAACATTAATATGCATCAGCAGCAATAAATGGCGCAGAGCCCTGTAATATAAAAATGGAGGCATGCCCACAGTGGATTCCAGAGCCTTGTCCATTAACATACTTGTCGCTTCAAAGGTTAACCCAAATCCTAAAACAGACTCTGGTTTCATGGCCAAATATTTATGGCGCTCACACAGCTCTGGTGTAGTTAAACGAATAATATAGCGGCCATTGAAATATACTCTTAATACTTGCGAGAGAGGCTCACCTACATAAGGAATTAAACTAACCCCGTAAGTCAGTGCATCATTACCCATTAAAACAAGAGGCTCTCTTCCCCAACCTTTAATTTTACGCTTATAGTTACAATCCAATTCATCGCAGATTGAAGGAGGAAGAGATTTTTTATTTGAATTAAATGAGGAAGGGCCTAATGAGTCAAGAACCGCTACATGTGCTACAGTTTGAACTCCTTGCCGCCAGGTGTATGCTTTGACCAGATAATTCGTTAGAGCTAATCCCGATAAAAAAAGAGAATAAGGCGCATACCATGATGCATCCTCATCATAACCCTCTCCGAAATAATTTTGTGCCGTATTGTTTGCAAAATTTAAAGCAACTAACGGTAAAACATCGTTAACAAGAATGTAACCCATTCCATAGGCAATTTTCTTCGCCTGAGGATTGTTGACCAAGGTGGGAACAGCATCACGTAAGGCTATTGCCTGCTCTAACACTTGAAAAGTTGTATTTGCGGTATAGCTAAATACACCAGTCGTGATTTTTGACAATGAGGCGTTGTTCCAAACCCATTTTGAACCTTCCCACAGGCTTGACCCAATTGTTTTGACTCCATTTACCACCGATGAAAACCACTTCATAATGCTCTCCTGCAACAGCGGAATTTCATTTTATGAGTAAAAATTGGGAAATACCAGAGGGAAAGAGCACTTTTCTTGAACTTTATTGAAATTTTTTATAAGAGCTGATGGTCAATTGAACTTTTGTGTTTTAACTGTACAAAAGCTAATCTCAACCCGGATGATTTGATAGAATGAATTTGAAATACAACAGCCAGTCATTTTTATGAGGCATAGATTGTTCATTATCGTTTGATTTTCCTTCATTATGGCTTTGTCTTAAAATAAATTCTTGTTTTTGTATTCGCAAAGATCTTCAATGATGCAAGTCTTGCAATGTGGTTTACGTGCTGTACAGACATAACGGCCATGTAATATTAACCAGTGATGAGCGTCATGTAAAAACTCACGAGGCACTTTTTTTAATAACTCCTGCTCAACCGCCAGCGGTGTATTACCCTTCGCTATGCCAATCCGGTTAGCCACTCTGAAAATATGGGTGTCGACCGCTATGGTTGGCTGACCAAATGCTGTATTCAAAACCACATTTGCAGTTTTTCGGCCAACACCAGGCAATGCTTCCAGCGCCTCTCTCTGGCCAGGAACTTGTCCCTCATGCTGATCAATAAGTATTTCACAGGTTTTCATGATATTTTGTGCTTTGCTATTATAAAGACCTATGGACTTAATGTAATCTTTTAGTCTATCTAATCCCAAATCCAGTAAGGCTTGTGGGGTATTCGCTACCGGGAATAGTTTAGCTGTCGCTTTGTTCACACTGACGTCCGTTGCCTGGGCTGAAAGCATGACGGCAATTAATAACTCAAAGGGGGTACTATACTGCAACTCCGTTGTAGGATGAGGGTTTTGTTCTTGAAAACGTTTGAAAATTTCTTGTGATTTTTGTTTATTCATATGTTTTTTTTGCTTTCACCCGAGCCAAAGCCTCAAGAATATAATTTTGTTTTGCCTGTACGTCTTGAGTATGATCTTGTGCATGGGCTGAAAGTTTCTTTCTTTCCCTATATATTTGCTGTTTTTCATGCTCATCCCGCAACTGGCGCATTTGTTTGGCATTATAACGCTGGCGGGCCAAATCCTTATCATATCCAGCCGCAGGCAAACTAACCATCTCAATGCAGTCAACAGGACAAGGATCCACACACAAGCCGCATCCAGTACACTCATGAGTAATAATGGCATGCATTAATTTACTACTACCAATAATTGCATCAACAGGACAGGCCTTGATGCATTTAGTACAACCAATGCATTCATCCTCTTTGATAGCAGCAACTGAAGGAGGCCGAGTATTATCTATTGCTTCTTTCAAATATGGAGATGCATCAACATGCAGTAATTTTCCCAAAGCTTTTACAGTTTCAACACCACCAGGAGGGCATTTATTAATAGGGGCCGCTCCTTGGGCAAGCGCTTCAGCATAAGGCAAACAACCTGCATATCCGCATTCCCCACACTGGGTTTGCGGCAATAACGCATCAATTTCTTTAACAGAGGCCATTACTTCACCTTCATGCCAGGAAGTGCTCCTGCATCAGGCTGTAATAAATAAATTCCCTGCCCATCCCCTGCCGCCAATACCATGCCTTCAGAAACACCGAAACGCATAGTGCGGGGCTCCAAATTAGCAACCATTACTGTCAAACGCCCAATCAATTCTTCAGCATCATAAGCCTTTTTTATGCCGGCAAAAACCTGCTTTTGAGCATCACCCAAGTCTAAAATCAAGCGCATTAGTTTATCTGCGCCTTCCACAGGCTCTGCATTGACAATTTTTGCAATCCGTAAATCGACTTTGGCAAAGTCCTCAATACTGATTAAGTTAGCGTCCTCAACTGGCGTGTTTTCTTTTACTGGGGTAGTCATCAGAGATTCCTTGCTTTGAACCAACATCGCTTCAATTTTTTCTTTTTCTACTCTAACCATCAAAGGCTTAAAAGTATTGATACGATGGTTTAGCAAAGGTTTATCGATAGAATCCCAGTGTAAAGGCTCAGAATTTAAAAATTCTTCTGAAGCTTTGGCCATCATTGGCAAGACTGGTTTTAAATAGGTTATTAAAATGCGGAATAAATTGATTCCCATTGTGCATATGGCATGAACTTCATTTAATTTGCTTTCATCTTTAGCCAATACCCAAGGTTTATTGGCATCGATGTATTGATTGACTTTGTCAGCACAATCCATGATTTGTCTTATTGCCCGCGCATAGTCTCTTGAAACAAATGCGTCAATCACGGACTCTCTTGCGCTCAGCAAGTCGTTGTATAATTTTTGATCATTCAACTCTGAGCTCAACCGATTATCAAAACGCTTATTAATAAATCCCGCACATCGGCTTGCAATATTCACTACCTTCCCGACCAGATCCGCATTCACCCTATTGACAAAATCGTCAAAATTCAAATCCAAATCGTCTACTCGACCATTCAATTTGGCAGCGAAATAGTAACGCAGATATTCAGGATGCAAGTGAGCCAGATAAGCGCGTGCTTCTATAAAAGTACCGCGCGATTTGGACATTTTCTGCCCCTCAACCGTTAAAAACCCATGGGTATACACGGCCGTAGGTGTTCTGAAACCGCTGGCAGCTAACATAGCTGGCCAGAACAAAGCATGAAAATACACAATATCCTTGCCTACAAAATGATATAATTCTGTTTTTGAAGCCTTATCCCAAAACTCATCAAAAGAAACGCCACGCTCATCGCAATACTTTTTAAAGCTTGCCATATAGCCTATGGGAGCATCTAACCAAACGTAAAAGTATTTATCCGGAACACCGGGGATAGGGAAGCCAAAATAGGGAGCATCGCGAGAAATATCCCATTGCTTTAAACCCGCCTCAAACCATTCGCTGAGTTTATTCGTTACTTCGGTTTGTAAATGCCCCTTTCTTGTCCAATCCTTAAGTAACTCTTCGTAACGCGGCAAATCAAAAAAATAATGCTCTGATTCTTTTTCTACTGGGCTGACTCCCGATATAACAGAAACAGGGTTAATCAAATCCGTCGGCGAATAAGTGGCGCCACAAACCTCGCAATTATCGCCATACTGATCGACAGCAGCACATTTGGGGCAAGTTCCCTTCACATACCTGTCCGGCAAAAACATTTGCTTTACGGGATCATAAAACTGGCGAATTGTTTTCTTGACTATATCACCGCCTGCCTGCAAACGTTCAAATATGGTAGTCGCCAATGCCTGATTTTCAGGTGAATGGGTGGTATGGTAATAATCATAATCAATGGCGAAGGCTTTAAAATCCTTTTCATGACTTAACTTAATTTCGGCGGTTAAAGCTTCCGGAGTAATTCCCAGTTGCTCTGCTTTCAGCATAATGGGTGTTCCATGAGCGTCATCCCCACAAACGCTAATACATTGAATACCCAACATTTTGTGAGTACGGACCCAAATATCTGTTTGAATATGCTCAACCAAATGTCCCAGATGCAAATGCCCATTAGCATAAGGCAGTGCACTGGTCACTAACATTTTTCGTTCACTAGTCATAGTTATAGAATACTCATCACCTATAATAAAGCGACTAATTATAACGCAAAGACAATGGAAATGCTGCAATAGAAAACAGGTTTTTATTGGTAGTTATTTATGAAGTGTTAACTTTTACCGAGATGATCCGATAATTTAAGTACTACTTATTCTCTTATAATTTGTTAATATCAACAGGACTACGAGAAACCACAAGGTCAAGGTAAAAAATGTTTTTAATAAAGAGATTGGGGGGTCGTAAGTC harbors:
- a CDS encoding lpg2879 family Dot/Icm T4SS effector, producing MLQESIMKWFSSVVNGVKTIGSSLWEGSKWVWNNASLSKITTGVFSYTANTTFQVLEQAIALRDAVPTLVNNPQAKKIAYGMGYILVNDVLPLVALNFANNTAQNYFGEGYDEDASWYAPYSLFLSGLALTNYLVKAYTWRQGVQTVAHVAVLDSLGPSSFNSNKKSLPPSICDELDCNYKRKIKGWGREPLVLMGNDALTYGVSLIPYVGEPLSQVLRVYFNGRYIIRLTTPELCERHKYLAMKPESVLGFGLTFEATSMLMDKALESTVGMPPFLYYRALRHLLLLMHINVAAHMELPKSDLKDKASSFDPFNVYERVNRFVADVIFSGLIKRIPIDFKPDKDAEPLIPLSPALKFGTMVLNMDLEKEKKTAPGFFSKAIDKAYVLVLPPVFRGANGLINDPIVFMYWPTIRSGAISAVEFVEGVGKTKTMATLAWAPKTVAAAINLKFGIPKKVTRFVLMLSKEEDFWNLATAFKLWFERHNIKGEPKLITGSNLALNGVTPLQPTPVSVEKEPIVSPHLLITEKDTKEVVPAKSLIPVRSQPQTGVVVTISPDSLFSTRRRRVNPDQEKVAITELSMTK
- a CDS encoding RnfABCDGE type electron transport complex subunit B: MASVKEIDALLPQTQCGECGYAGCLPYAEALAQGAAPINKCPPGGVETVKALGKLLHVDASPYLKEAIDNTRPPSVAAIKEDECIGCTKCIKACPVDAIIGSSKLMHAIITHECTGCGLCVDPCPVDCIEMVSLPAAGYDKDLARQRYNAKQMRQLRDEHEKQQIYRERKKLSAHAQDHTQDVQAKQNYILEALARVKAKKTYE
- the glmU gene encoding bifunctional UDP-N-acetylglucosamine diphosphorylase/glucosamine-1-phosphate N-acetyltransferase GlmU; the protein is MNLQIIILAAGQGKRMYSDTPKVLHHLAGKPLLTHVVETAQQLNPNAIHVIYGHGGEQIKSSLPNLPVHWVHQAEQLGTGHAVLQAMPHIPDDAYVLVLSADVPLIQVETLQSLIECSQRQNPDHSVLALLVAELENPSGLGRIIRNNQGEIYSIVEEKDANEQVKNIKEIYSGVCCTLANNLKKWLPQLSNSNAQGEYYLTEIISLAVQNKTPITSLTAKNSFEVQGINNRQQLQQLERIWQQRAANQLMEKGATLADANRFDLRGELYCGKDVYIDINCIFTGKVVLGNGCKIGPNCSLTNVTLGDGCEVYANSVLEGCHIANDCHIGPFARLRSGTQLASHCKIGNFVETKKAIFDEGTKASHLSYLGDVLLGKNVNVGAGTITCNYDGVNKHQTIIEDGVFIGSDTQLIAPVTVGANATIGAGSTIRRNVPPDELTLTESRQKTIYGWKRPVKRERD
- a CDS encoding VUT family protein → MNQSLSPQQSPGFLFIAVSMITCLILLINVSFKIILLGGLVFAINSLICPLIAALFLFALRNCTFKEQRHLLNICLMTLYMFCIGVYVLVNLPAAEYMHDNPAYQVIFEEIPKKFFATTIAFALSFYLPHLLFCTKNDRVLSTPKQCVLLALLGGVSFFCLDFYLLFSAPHAHSFKQIFIDSFMISSLLLLIIGVVYLTFLLNDKQHKGKALIETTELTLFPIYQYLICFAVTVMLVCLACEYRIIAINKDLVLSASCIFFPITIIISSIVGELWGYQANLKLALALLAAQFIFDMLLMGSVALPSPPFFNLNPFYHYIMPRRLSAASLSLFVTFLGNAMLLHYLKYSKWKINRSLRILIANISVNSLLCLVDYSLLYGGIYPYEQIINLAVSVWQYKLLTALIALPVILWMCKILERNYSLVVQTERN
- a CDS encoding anion transporter, with protein sequence MPSAVIILLIILIAIALRQVVRVIIPIWAIMATGAIAVLLCQQITPSRAFAAVEPDVMLYLFGVFFISQAAEESGYLAFLTDQIFYYANNGKQTLMLIVFILGLSSAVLMNDTIAIIGTPIILQLCQSHKNLIKPLLLALAFSITIGSTMSPIGNPQNLLIAIKGEMASPFFEFFKHLAVPTLLNLGIVYFFILFLYRNELKEPIKKPVLPLINDRSNLTLVKMSLLMMLVLTMIKILTDFLHYSEFQLNFSYIALLSSVPIWFSKHRWNYIKRLDWGTLVFFASTFILMQSVWDSGFFQTGMSDSHIDVNHIVVIFIMSIALSQLISNVPLVTIYLPLLMSHNHSNITLLSLAAGSTIAGNLSILGAASNIIIIQNSEKRGIRGFGFLEFILVGAPLTLLNLLVYISFLQKI
- the nth gene encoding endonuclease III yields the protein MNKQKSQEIFKRFQEQNPHPTTELQYSTPFELLIAVMLSAQATDVSVNKATAKLFPVANTPQALLDLGLDRLKDYIKSIGLYNSKAQNIMKTCEILIDQHEGQVPGQREALEALPGVGRKTANVVLNTAFGQPTIAVDTHIFRVANRIGIAKGNTPLAVEQELLKKVPREFLHDAHHWLILHGRYVCTARKPHCKTCIIEDLCEYKNKNLF
- the corA gene encoding magnesium/cobalt transporter CorA, with translation MNTHKTKASAKAGLLPGTAVYIGEHPPQPTQVTIHIYDKKNYKRLDSFDTRQVKEAYEAGHNIWIDISGLADIEKITKICSEYNIHPLVIEDLLNTRQRPKLDIVDDYIFVVFKLLQSPPDHLSYNTEQFCLIIKQKLLLTFRESEKYNLSSIYQRLNGEHSLTREYGSDYLTYLIMDYIVDDYFNFVETSAQLLETLEDQLINKPETIRLQALYTIKRRTITLRKIIPPLRDIVHLLLTDDGGLINKKYNLYFRDLYDHCIRLVESIDLHREMSASMLDIYLSTINNRMNESMKILTLFASIFIPLSFIAGVYGMNFKFMPELDWRYGYPMILVTMVLLAILMLYFFKRKKLF
- the metG gene encoding methionine--tRNA ligase → MTSERKMLVTSALPYANGHLHLGHLVEHIQTDIWVRTHKMLGIQCISVCGDDAHGTPIMLKAEQLGITPEALTAEIKLSHEKDFKAFAIDYDYYHTTHSPENQALATTIFERLQAGGDIVKKTIRQFYDPVKQMFLPDRYVKGTCPKCAAVDQYGDNCEVCGATYSPTDLINPVSVISGVSPVEKESEHYFFDLPRYEELLKDWTRKGHLQTEVTNKLSEWFEAGLKQWDISRDAPYFGFPIPGVPDKYFYVWLDAPIGYMASFKKYCDERGVSFDEFWDKASKTELYHFVGKDIVYFHALFWPAMLAASGFRTPTAVYTHGFLTVEGQKMSKSRGTFIEARAYLAHLHPEYLRYYFAAKLNGRVDDLDLNFDDFVNRVNADLVGKVVNIASRCAGFINKRFDNRLSSELNDQKLYNDLLSARESVIDAFVSRDYARAIRQIMDCADKVNQYIDANKPWVLAKDESKLNEVHAICTMGINLFRILITYLKPVLPMMAKASEEFLNSEPLHWDSIDKPLLNHRINTFKPLMVRVEKEKIEAMLVQSKESLMTTPVKENTPVEDANLISIEDFAKVDLRIAKIVNAEPVEGADKLMRLILDLGDAQKQVFAGIKKAYDAEELIGRLTVMVANLEPRTMRFGVSEGMVLAAGDGQGIYLLQPDAGALPGMKVK